The Tenacibaculum jejuense genome includes a window with the following:
- a CDS encoding AMP-dependent synthetase/ligase, with product MSIEITRLFDFPYYQLEKYNLEKSLTTKYNGKWESVSTKEYIDKANAISRGLLRLGVQPNDKIAIISTNNCTEWNICDIGILQTGAQNVPIYPTISKEDYEYVLNHSESTYCFASDEMIIEKLNQIKGNTKLKGVFTFDQIAGEKNWNEVLELGKDESNQQEVEERKANVKPEDLATLIYTSGTTGRPKGVMLSHNNIVSNVLASSLRVPVDQGQGKSLSFLPVCHIFERMILYLYQYCGISITFAESIEKLSENAQEVKPNVMTAVPRLYEKIYDKIYAKGTELSGIKKALFFWAIELGLKYQPYGANGWWYEKQLGIARKLIFSKWQAALGGELKIMVSGSAALQPRLARVFAAAGMPVMEGYGLTETSPVISVNDERKGGFKIGTVGRLIEGVEVKISEEDEILVKGNNVMMGYYKDPEKTAQVLKDGYFHTGDKGKIEDGFLSITGRIKEMFKTSGGKYVIPTLLEDKLKQSRFIEQVMVVGEGEKMPTALIQPNFEFVREWAKRNNINASSEKDLASNEKVIARIQEELDDCNCHFGKWERIKRFELTPEQWTIDGGHLTPTMKMKRKIIKDIYKDLYEKMYDRV from the coding sequence ATGTCGATTGAAATTACGCGTTTATTTGACTTTCCATATTACCAATTGGAAAAGTACAATCTTGAAAAATCACTAACTACTAAGTATAACGGAAAATGGGAGTCCGTTTCAACAAAAGAATACATTGATAAAGCTAATGCTATAAGTCGTGGACTTTTAAGATTAGGTGTACAGCCTAACGATAAAATAGCTATTATCTCTACAAATAACTGTACAGAATGGAATATTTGTGATATTGGTATTTTACAAACTGGAGCTCAAAATGTTCCTATTTACCCAACAATTTCTAAAGAAGATTACGAATATGTTTTAAATCATTCTGAATCGACATACTGCTTTGCTTCAGACGAAATGATTATAGAAAAACTAAATCAGATTAAAGGTAATACAAAATTGAAAGGAGTATTTACTTTTGATCAGATTGCTGGCGAAAAAAACTGGAATGAAGTTTTAGAGTTAGGAAAAGACGAAAGCAATCAACAAGAAGTTGAAGAAAGAAAAGCTAATGTAAAACCAGAAGATTTAGCTACTTTAATATATACTTCAGGAACTACAGGTAGACCTAAAGGTGTAATGCTTTCTCACAATAATATTGTTTCAAATGTTTTAGCAAGTTCTCTACGTGTACCAGTAGATCAAGGACAAGGTAAAAGTTTAAGTTTCTTACCTGTTTGTCACATCTTTGAACGTATGATCTTGTACTTGTATCAGTATTGTGGTATATCAATCACTTTCGCTGAATCAATTGAAAAATTAAGTGAAAACGCACAGGAAGTTAAACCTAATGTAATGACTGCTGTTCCTAGACTCTATGAAAAGATTTACGACAAAATATATGCCAAAGGAACAGAGTTATCTGGTATAAAAAAGGCTTTATTTTTCTGGGCTATAGAACTTGGATTAAAATATCAGCCATACGGAGCGAACGGTTGGTGGTACGAAAAACAGTTAGGTATTGCTAGAAAATTAATTTTCTCTAAATGGCAAGCTGCTTTAGGTGGAGAACTAAAAATAATGGTTTCTGGTAGTGCTGCTTTACAGCCTAGATTAGCTAGAGTTTTTGCTGCTGCTGGAATGCCAGTAATGGAAGGTTATGGTTTAACAGAAACTTCTCCTGTTATTTCTGTAAATGATGAAAGAAAAGGCGGATTTAAAATTGGAACTGTTGGACGATTAATTGAAGGTGTGGAAGTTAAGATTTCTGAGGAAGACGAAATTTTAGTGAAAGGTAATAACGTAATGATGGGGTATTATAAAGATCCTGAAAAAACTGCTCAAGTTTTGAAAGACGGTTATTTCCATACTGGTGATAAAGGTAAAATCGAAGACGGATTCTTAAGCATTACAGGTCGTATAAAAGAGATGTTTAAAACTTCTGGTGGTAAATATGTTATTCCTACGTTACTAGAAGATAAACTAAAACAATCTCGTTTTATCGAGCAAGTAATGGTTGTGGGTGAAGGTGAAAAAATGCCAACAGCTTTAATTCAGCCAAATTTTGAATTTGTTAGAGAATGGGCTAAACGTAACAATATTAATGCTAGCTCTGAAAAAGATTTAGCAAGTAACGAAAAGGTTATCGCTAGAATTCAAGAAGAATTAGACGATTGTAATTGTCACTTTGGAAAATGGGAGCGTATCAAACGATTTGAACTTACTCCTGAACAATGGACAATTGATGGAGGACACTTAACTCCAACAATGAAAATGAAACGTAAGATTATTAAAGATATTTATAAAGATTTGTACGAAAAAATGTACGACAGAGTTTAA
- a CDS encoding DUF3887 domain-containing protein encodes MICIILLLCVSQVSFAQTDADYEKLVEKITDLINTKDIKSIYDLFSEPLKKENSFENFEKSILGYQEELGKITSTEFWMEGELGNCYLLEFEQASMVLIVKLLSDNKISVFNVEEY; translated from the coding sequence ATGATTTGCATAATCTTGTTATTGTGCGTTAGTCAAGTATCTTTTGCTCAAACAGATGCTGATTATGAAAAATTAGTTGAAAAGATTACAGATTTGATCAATACTAAAGATATAAAGAGTATTTATGATTTGTTTTCGGAGCCTCTTAAAAAAGAAAATAGTTTTGAAAATTTCGAAAAATCTATACTAGGATATCAAGAAGAATTAGGAAAAATTACTTCTACAGAATTCTGGATGGAGGGTGAGTTAGGAAACTGTTATTTACTTGAGTTTGAACAAGCGTCTATGGTTTTAATTGTAAAACTTCTTTCAGATAATAAAATATCTGTTTTCAATGTAGAAGAATATTAA
- a CDS encoding M1 family metallopeptidase, whose product MIKRRSSFLIVFICFLSVINAQDGLFSHTHKFTKQDTLRGSITPERAWWDLTFYHLNVSVDPEKKFIKGKNEIRYTVLNSKKTLQVDLQPPLKITKVLQDGKELKFTSDTNAHFIHLKKKQRKGKTNAITVFYEGKPKVAKNAPWDGGFSWKKDGNGKHFVATSCQGLGASIWWPNKDHMYDEVDSMAISVRVPKDLTGVANGRLRKVEKHTDNTTSYHWYVKNPINNYGVNVNIGDYVNFSEKYNGEGGELDMNYYVLKDNLSEAKEHFKDAPKMMKAFEYWFGKYPFYEDSFKLVEVPYLGMEHQSSVTYGNKYLKGYLGNDLSGTGWGLKFDFIIIHEAGHEWFANNITNKDIADMWVHESFTAYSESLFLEYYYGKKAGSEYVIGTRRNIANDRPIIGVYDVNHEGSGDMYYKGANMINTIRTIINNDDKWRAILRGLNKTFFHKTVTTQEIENYISKMAGIDLSKVFDQYLRTIQIPTFEYKIENEELFYKWTNVIKGFDMPLRIKFDNKEIVLQPTTSWSKMNINSNSIFIDDNYYINKEKK is encoded by the coding sequence ATGATTAAAAGAAGAAGTAGCTTTTTAATAGTTTTTATATGCTTTTTAAGTGTTATTAACGCTCAGGATGGTTTATTTAGTCATACACATAAGTTTACTAAGCAAGATACTTTACGAGGAAGTATAACTCCCGAGAGAGCTTGGTGGGATTTAACGTTTTATCATTTAAATGTTTCAGTAGACCCAGAAAAGAAGTTCATCAAAGGAAAAAATGAAATTAGATATACAGTTTTAAATTCTAAGAAAACTTTGCAAGTAGATTTACAACCACCTTTAAAAATTACAAAAGTACTTCAGGATGGAAAAGAATTGAAGTTTACTTCAGATACAAATGCACACTTTATCCATTTAAAAAAGAAACAACGAAAAGGAAAAACAAATGCTATTACAGTATTTTATGAAGGAAAGCCTAAAGTTGCAAAAAATGCACCTTGGGACGGTGGTTTTTCTTGGAAAAAAGATGGGAATGGAAAACATTTTGTAGCTACTTCTTGTCAAGGTTTAGGAGCGAGTATATGGTGGCCAAATAAAGATCATATGTACGATGAAGTAGACAGTATGGCTATAAGTGTTAGAGTGCCAAAAGATTTAACTGGAGTTGCTAATGGAAGATTGCGCAAAGTAGAAAAGCATACAGATAACACAACAAGTTATCATTGGTATGTTAAGAATCCAATTAATAATTATGGAGTTAATGTAAATATAGGAGATTACGTTAATTTTTCTGAAAAATATAATGGAGAAGGAGGAGAGTTAGATATGAATTATTATGTATTGAAAGATAATTTATCAGAAGCAAAAGAACATTTTAAAGATGCGCCTAAAATGATGAAAGCTTTTGAGTATTGGTTTGGAAAATATCCTTTTTATGAAGATAGTTTTAAGTTAGTAGAAGTTCCTTATTTAGGAATGGAACACCAAAGTTCTGTTACTTATGGAAATAAATATTTAAAAGGGTATTTAGGAAATGATTTATCCGGAACTGGCTGGGGTTTAAAATTTGATTTTATTATTATTCATGAAGCCGGACATGAATGGTTTGCTAACAATATTACCAATAAAGATATTGCAGACATGTGGGTGCATGAAAGTTTCACAGCATATTCAGAAAGTTTATTTTTAGAGTATTACTATGGAAAAAAAGCAGGATCAGAATATGTAATAGGTACAAGAAGAAATATTGCAAATGACAGACCTATTATTGGAGTTTATGATGTAAATCATGAAGGTTCTGGAGATATGTATTATAAAGGAGCTAATATGATTAATACAATAAGAACAATAATTAATAATGATGATAAATGGAGGGCGATTTTAAGAGGTTTAAACAAGACTTTTTTTCATAAAACAGTAACTACTCAAGAAATAGAAAATTATATAAGTAAAATGGCTGGAATTGATTTGTCTAAGGTTTTCGATCAGTATTTAAGAACTATTCAAATTCCTACTTTTGAGTATAAAATTGAAAATGAAGAGCTCTTCTATAAATGGACTAATGTTATTAAAGGTTTTGATATGCCATTAAGAATTAAGTTTGATAATAAAGAAATAGTTTTACAACCAACAACTTCATGGAGTAAGATGAATATAAATTCTAATAGTATTTTCATAGATGATAATTACTATATAAACAAAGAGAAAAAGTGA
- the gcvT gene encoding glycine cleavage system aminomethyltransferase GcvT, with amino-acid sequence MKNTALSHVHEALGAKMVPFAGYNMPVQYEGVNIEHETVRKGVGVFDVSHMGEFFLKGENALALIQKITTNDAAKLVPGKAQYTCMPNNTGGIVDDLIIYMIQENEYMLVVNASNIEKDWNWISQHNDLNVEMENRSEDWSLLAIQGPKAAEAMQSLTKVDLSAIKFYTFEITDFAGIPNVVVSATGYTGSGGFEVYVKNEDVEALWKKVFEAGADWDIKPIGLAARDTLRLEMGYCLYGNDITDTTSPIEAGLSWITKFSKDFVNAEALKAQKENGVSRKLVAFELTERGIPRKDYEIVDTSGEVIGEVTSGTMSPSLGKGIGLGYVTIENSKVDSDILIQIRKKQIPAKVVKLPFYKG; translated from the coding sequence ATGAAAAATACTGCGTTATCACATGTACATGAAGCTCTTGGTGCAAAAATGGTTCCATTTGCTGGATATAATATGCCTGTGCAATACGAAGGTGTAAATATTGAACATGAAACGGTTAGAAAAGGTGTTGGTGTTTTTGATGTTAGCCATATGGGAGAATTTTTTCTTAAGGGAGAAAATGCTTTAGCTTTAATTCAAAAAATTACAACTAATGATGCTGCTAAGTTGGTTCCTGGAAAAGCGCAATATACATGTATGCCAAACAATACAGGTGGAATTGTAGATGATTTAATTATCTACATGATTCAAGAAAATGAATACATGTTAGTTGTTAATGCATCTAACATTGAAAAGGATTGGAACTGGATTTCTCAACATAATGACTTAAATGTTGAAATGGAAAATAGATCTGAAGATTGGTCTTTACTTGCAATTCAGGGTCCTAAAGCTGCCGAGGCTATGCAATCTTTAACTAAGGTTGATTTATCTGCTATCAAGTTTTATACATTCGAAATTACTGATTTTGCTGGGATTCCAAATGTAGTGGTTTCTGCTACTGGTTATACAGGTTCTGGCGGATTTGAAGTATATGTAAAAAATGAAGATGTAGAAGCATTATGGAAAAAAGTTTTTGAAGCTGGAGCAGATTGGGATATTAAACCTATCGGATTAGCAGCTCGTGATACGCTACGTTTAGAAATGGGATATTGTTTATACGGTAATGATATTACTGATACAACTTCTCCTATTGAAGCTGGTTTAAGTTGGATTACTAAATTCTCGAAAGATTTTGTAAATGCTGAAGCTTTAAAAGCTCAAAAAGAAAATGGTGTTTCTAGAAAGTTAGTTGCTTTTGAGCTAACTGAACGTGGAATTCCTAGAAAAGATTATGAGATTGTAGATACAAGCGGAGAAGTAATCGGTGAAGTAACTTCAGGAACTATGAGTCCGAGTTTAGGTAAAGGAATTGGTTTAGGATATGTTACCATTGAAAATTCTAAAGTAGATTCTGATATCTTAATACAGATACGAAAAAAACAAATTCCTGCTAAAGTGGTTAAATTGCCTTTTTATAAAGGATAA
- a CDS encoding 1-acyl-sn-glycerol-3-phosphate acyltransferase, translating to MIHVISKFIFHKILGWKIDGSFRGDIKKYVLIGAPHTSWKDFPIAILTRNVIQIPIDFVGKASLFKPPFGFIYRKLGGTPVDRTKSSNFVDSVVQIYNEKEEFRLGISPEGTRKLAKKWKTGFYYIAKGANVPIVMFAFDFGNKTIKVAEPFYTTHDKEADFAHFLSFYKDVKGAKPELFNAENLL from the coding sequence ATGATACATGTAATTTCTAAATTTATTTTTCATAAAATTCTAGGTTGGAAGATTGATGGTAGTTTTCGTGGAGATATTAAAAAATATGTTTTAATAGGTGCACCACATACAAGTTGGAAGGATTTTCCCATAGCAATTTTAACAAGGAATGTTATTCAAATACCAATAGATTTTGTTGGAAAAGCTTCGTTATTTAAACCTCCATTTGGTTTTATTTACAGAAAGTTAGGGGGAACTCCAGTAGATCGAACGAAGAGTAGTAATTTTGTAGATTCAGTAGTTCAGATTTATAATGAAAAAGAAGAGTTTCGATTAGGTATTTCTCCTGAAGGAACTAGAAAACTAGCAAAGAAATGGAAAACAGGATTCTATTACATCGCAAAAGGAGCAAATGTGCCTATTGTAATGTTTGCTTTTGATTTTGGAAATAAAACAATTAAAGTAGCTGAACCTTTTTACACAACGCATGATAAAGAAGCAGACTTTGCTCATTTTTTAAGCTTTTATAAAGATGTTAAAGGAGCAAAACCAGAGTTATTTAATGCAGAAAACTTATTATAG
- the rmuC gene encoding DNA recombination protein RmuC encodes MSDQLLYILTTGFVGVILGFLISFIIQKSKTSVLERDNSNLQERNSMLLEEKTITGNEMVTLKEELKTVRSEKDTLKERNQSLTEYKFSSEKNIEELKSELKFLQTEKIGLLKINTRQDVDLKNLQHKLTEQKGEIEGLQEKFTKEFENLANKILEEKSNKFTVQNKENIQNILNPLEKKIKDFEDKVDKTHKESIDYHSALRQQILGLRELNAQMSKETLNLTRALKGDSKIQGNWGELVLERVLEKSGLEKDREYFVQQSFTNEKGKRILPDVVIHLPDHKKMVIDSKVSLTAYEKYVNTDDETEKATHLKEHLISLKRHIEQLSAKKYEDIYKIESPDFVLLFIPIEPAFAVALNEDNTLYNKAFERNIVIVTPTTLLATLRTIDTMWNNEKQQRNAIEIARQAGALYDKFEGLLKDLINIGKKIDATKSDYSAAMNKLVEGRGNLITSVEKLKKMGAKAKKTLPENIIVRSNDNS; translated from the coding sequence ATGAGCGATCAGCTATTATACATTTTAACAACTGGCTTTGTTGGAGTTATCCTAGGTTTTTTAATAAGTTTTATCATTCAAAAAAGTAAAACTTCTGTACTTGAAAGAGATAATTCTAACTTACAAGAACGAAATTCAATGCTTTTAGAGGAAAAAACCATTACAGGAAATGAAATGGTAACTTTAAAAGAAGAATTAAAAACTGTTCGATCAGAAAAAGATACTTTAAAAGAAAGAAATCAATCTTTAACCGAATACAAATTTTCTTCAGAAAAAAACATAGAAGAATTAAAAAGTGAATTGAAGTTTTTACAAACAGAAAAAATAGGTTTACTTAAAATTAATACGCGTCAGGATGTTGATTTAAAAAACTTACAACATAAACTCACAGAACAAAAAGGTGAAATAGAAGGATTACAAGAAAAATTCACTAAAGAATTCGAAAACTTAGCCAATAAAATTTTAGAAGAAAAATCGAATAAATTTACCGTTCAAAATAAAGAGAATATTCAGAATATTTTAAATCCGCTAGAGAAAAAAATCAAAGATTTTGAAGATAAAGTAGATAAAACTCACAAAGAAAGTATTGATTACCATTCTGCTTTACGTCAACAAATTCTTGGTTTAAGAGAATTAAACGCCCAAATGAGTAAAGAAACTTTAAACTTAACTAGAGCTTTAAAAGGTGATAGTAAAATTCAAGGAAATTGGGGTGAATTAGTTTTAGAACGTGTTTTAGAAAAATCTGGTTTAGAAAAAGATAGAGAGTATTTTGTACAACAATCATTTACGAATGAAAAAGGGAAACGTATTTTGCCTGATGTTGTAATTCATTTGCCAGATCATAAAAAAATGGTTATTGATAGTAAAGTATCACTAACTGCTTATGAAAAGTACGTTAATACCGATGATGAAACTGAAAAAGCAACACACTTAAAAGAACATTTAATTTCATTAAAAAGACACATAGAACAACTTTCTGCAAAGAAATATGAAGATATTTATAAAATAGAATCTCCAGATTTCGTGTTACTTTTCATTCCTATAGAACCTGCTTTTGCTGTGGCTTTAAATGAAGACAATACGTTATATAATAAAGCTTTTGAACGTAATATTGTAATTGTAACTCCAACAACCTTATTGGCTACTTTACGAACAATAGATACGATGTGGAATAATGAAAAACAACAACGTAATGCTATAGAAATTGCGCGTCAGGCTGGTGCTTTATATGATAAATTTGAAGGTCTTTTAAAAGATTTAATTAATATTGGTAAAAAAATAGACGCAACTAAAAGCGATTATAGCGCCGCCATGAATAAATTAGTTGAAGGTCGAGGAAACTTAATTACTAGCGTAGAAAAACTTAAGAAAATGGGAGCTAAAGCTAAAAAAACACTTCCTGAAAATATTATTGTGAGATCGAATGACAATAGCTAA
- a CDS encoding DUF4178 domain-containing protein: protein MQELKKGYLFNYRTQTWKVTDIYKIKWDDGSNTTEYKVKDKNGIIRYLMIEYVRKESPKYSFWEKLYNIDHFLSQITQTETDYVSINNAKFPKKFNYKNVEYNFDERCDGTCYYDYESERVNSLDYTNLNDNRFFSIQLWDDEIEICTGKTISRSEITNIQERRTFIDGSSLGSFISKYFVGIIFGGFILMTLLLGKCSNKNSWNDRNYNDSTKVYRNTNNYYRGRSSRGFGK from the coding sequence ATGCAAGAGTTAAAAAAAGGATATTTATTCAATTATAGAACTCAGACGTGGAAAGTTACTGATATTTATAAAATAAAGTGGGATGACGGTTCTAATACTACAGAATATAAAGTAAAAGATAAAAACGGTATTATTAGATACTTAATGATTGAATACGTTAGAAAAGAATCTCCTAAATATTCTTTTTGGGAAAAATTATATAATATAGATCATTTCCTTTCTCAAATTACACAAACTGAAACTGATTACGTATCTATTAATAATGCTAAGTTTCCTAAGAAATTTAATTACAAAAACGTAGAATATAATTTTGATGAGCGTTGTGACGGAACCTGTTATTATGATTACGAATCAGAAAGGGTAAATTCTTTGGATTATACAAATCTTAATGATAATCGCTTTTTTTCTATTCAATTATGGGATGATGAAATTGAGATTTGTACAGGAAAAACTATATCAAGAAGTGAAATTACTAATATTCAAGAAAGAAGAACTTTTATTGATGGTAGCTCCTTAGGAAGTTTCATTAGTAAATATTTTGTTGGGATAATTTTTGGAGGCTTCATATTAATGACATTACTCCTAGGGAAATGTTCTAATAAGAATTCTTGGAACGATAGAAATTATAACGATTCTACAAAGGTTTATAGAAATACAAACAATTATTATAGAGGTAGAAGCTCAAGAGGATTTGGTAAATAA
- a CDS encoding DUF350 domain-containing protein produces the protein MEENTLIWLTKTVTYVTLFYASFIVAKLFFKFKNRKIDIENELTIKDNVAFAVTATGYFIATLIIFVGVLHGESHGLIKDVILILFYSFFGNLLLILSSIINEKIVFGKKFRFYKEIIRDENLGTGFMEAANFIGAGLIVYGAISGRNINFFPDQREMGHYLSDFLSLLFFWLLGQVILYIFLKVYRKFVKYDFVKEIQKDNNAVGIVYASIFIAVSFLYSFASRGDIESWEVALEDIAYHLGLAIVLLPLSRIFVEKIILPKSNLTDEIVHQEIPNKGAALIEAFAYIGSAVIISYCM, from the coding sequence ATGGAAGAAAATACACTTATTTGGCTTACTAAAACCGTAACGTACGTTACTTTATTTTATGCCTCATTTATAGTTGCTAAGCTGTTTTTTAAATTCAAAAACAGAAAAATAGATATTGAAAACGAATTAACCATAAAAGATAATGTTGCCTTTGCTGTAACTGCTACAGGCTATTTTATAGCTACTTTAATCATTTTTGTTGGTGTTTTACATGGTGAATCTCACGGATTAATTAAAGATGTTATTTTAATTTTATTCTATTCTTTTTTTGGAAATTTATTATTAATACTCTCTTCAATCATTAATGAAAAAATAGTTTTTGGTAAGAAATTTAGATTTTACAAAGAGATTATTAGAGACGAAAACTTAGGAACTGGATTTATGGAGGCTGCCAATTTTATTGGTGCTGGACTCATTGTTTATGGAGCTATTTCTGGTAGAAACATTAATTTCTTTCCAGATCAAAGAGAAATGGGACATTATTTATCTGATTTTTTAAGCTTATTATTCTTCTGGTTATTGGGGCAAGTTATTTTATACATATTTTTAAAAGTATATCGCAAATTTGTGAAATACGATTTCGTTAAAGAAATTCAAAAAGACAATAATGCCGTAGGAATTGTATATGCAAGTATTTTTATAGCTGTTTCTTTCTTATACTCATTTGCATCAAGAGGTGATATAGAATCATGGGAAGTTGCTTTAGAAGATATTGCGTATCATTTAGGCTTAGCTATCGTTTTATTACCATTATCTAGAATTTTTGTTGAAAAAATAATACTCCCTAAGAGTAATTTAACTGACGAAATTGTACATCAAGAAATTCCGAATAAAGGAGCTGCTTTAATCGAAGCTTTTGCTTATATCGGTAGTGCTGTAATTATAAGTTATTGTATGTAA
- a CDS encoding polyamine aminopropyltransferase has product MAPIKVKRRILFLALFATGLSGIVAEYCFATLSTYFIGDSVKQWSIVISLMLFSMGLGSRITKSFDGNVFKLFIFTEFALSLLVSFSAVTTYYLATQLEYVSIYIYSMAILTGMLIGMELPLAMRLNNDFQSLKLNVANILEKDYYGSLIGGLFFVFVGLPYLGLTHTPFILGFINLFVAILLLVFFKNKLNKQEKNMLFAFAGLLVTILITGNIFAGKIILHGEQSKYKDKIVFQEQSIYQKIVVTKWKNDYWLYLNDNLQFSTFDEPMYHEVLVHPVMHILDKPKNVLILGGGDGCAARELLKYPSLEHITLVDLDKKLTDLFINESELTNINEKSLTNEKVRIINQDGFKYVTDTKEFFDLILIDLPDPRNVELARLYSKEFYELCRLKLTPNGGLITQAGSPYYTPYAYKCIEKTMEKANYSVLALHNQVLSMGEWGWILGTKNQLSKQEMITKLNQLDTQIIATKWLNKEAIQLITSFGKDFFKKKKLDSIEINQISNPVLYEYYNKGNWDIY; this is encoded by the coding sequence ATGGCGCCCATTAAAGTTAAAAGAAGAATTTTATTTCTTGCCTTATTTGCAACAGGATTATCTGGTATAGTTGCAGAATATTGTTTTGCCACGTTATCTACTTATTTTATTGGAGATTCTGTTAAACAATGGTCTATTGTAATTTCTTTGATGCTATTTAGCATGGGATTAGGTAGCCGAATTACGAAATCTTTTGATGGAAATGTATTTAAACTTTTCATTTTTACTGAATTCGCTCTTTCGTTATTAGTGTCTTTTTCGGCAGTTACAACCTATTATCTAGCTACTCAATTAGAATATGTATCTATTTACATTTACTCAATGGCTATTTTAACAGGAATGTTAATTGGTATGGAACTTCCCTTAGCAATGCGATTAAACAACGATTTCCAATCACTTAAACTAAACGTAGCTAATATTTTAGAAAAAGATTATTACGGAAGTCTAATTGGTGGATTATTTTTTGTTTTTGTTGGCCTTCCGTATTTAGGACTAACTCATACGCCTTTTATATTAGGTTTTATCAATCTTTTTGTTGCTATACTTCTTCTTGTCTTCTTTAAAAACAAATTGAATAAACAAGAGAAAAACATGCTATTCGCTTTTGCAGGATTATTGGTTACCATATTAATCACTGGAAATATTTTTGCTGGGAAGATCATTCTGCATGGAGAACAGAGTAAGTATAAAGATAAAATTGTTTTCCAAGAGCAATCTATTTATCAGAAGATTGTAGTTACGAAATGGAAAAACGATTACTGGTTATATTTAAATGATAATTTACAGTTTTCTACTTTTGATGAACCTATGTATCATGAAGTTTTAGTGCATCCTGTAATGCATATTTTAGATAAACCTAAGAACGTTCTGATTCTTGGTGGTGGTGATGGTTGTGCTGCTAGGGAATTATTAAAATATCCTTCTTTAGAACACATAACTCTAGTCGATTTAGATAAAAAACTGACCGATCTTTTTATTAATGAATCAGAATTAACAAACATTAATGAAAAGTCTCTAACCAATGAAAAAGTTCGCATTATAAATCAAGATGGATTTAAATATGTTACGGATACTAAAGAGTTCTTCGATTTAATTCTTATCGACCTTCCTGATCCTAGAAATGTAGAATTAGCTCGTTTATATTCTAAAGAATTTTATGAATTGTGTCGATTAAAATTAACTCCAAATGGTGGTTTAATTACTCAAGCTGGAAGTCCTTATTATACTCCTTATGCATATAAATGTATAGAAAAAACAATGGAAAAAGCCAATTACAGTGTTTTAGCATTACATAACCAAGTACTTTCTATGGGAGAATGGGGTTGGATTTTAGGAACTAAAAATCAACTTTCTAAACAAGAAATGATAACTAAATTGAATCAATTAGATACGCAAATAATTGCAACAAAATGGTTAAATAAAGAAGCCATACAATTAATTACTTCCTTCGGAAAAGACTTTTTTAAAAAGAAAAAATTAGATTCAATAGAAATCAATCAGATTAGTAATCCGGTGCTTTACGAATATTATAACAAAGGAAACTGGGACATTTATTAA
- a CDS encoding S-adenosylmethionine decarboxylase, translating into MKKNNEKYIALKAEMFHFDTWLSTTNTDQLKHELETLLIDSGFNIVNFIEHNFPIKGYTAVWLLAESHLAIHTFPDQEKTYLQISSCNENKLAVLKQKIKIT; encoded by the coding sequence ATGAAAAAAAATAACGAAAAATACATTGCTTTAAAGGCAGAAATGTTCCACTTTGACACTTGGTTATCTACCACTAATACTGATCAATTAAAACACGAATTAGAAACGTTATTAATCGATTCTGGATTTAACATTGTCAACTTCATAGAACATAATTTTCCTATTAAAGGATACACAGCTGTTTGGTTATTGGCTGAAAGTCATTTAGCTATACATACTTTTCCAGATCAAGAGAAAACCTATTTACAAATTAGCAGTTGTAATGAGAATAAATTGGCAGTTCTTAAGCAAAAAATAAAAATAACTTAA